acattgcacacaaagatggactacaagccctcAGGAATAATATCCCctataatgtcacggcaaacctggtagctggactttgtcctcacccatatctatttcacatttggggacagtgaataccttcaaatcagcggcactgcgatgggtacccacatggccccacagtatgccaacatttttatggctgacttagaacaacgcttcctcagctctcgtcccctaatgcccctactctacttgcgctacattgatgacatcttcatcatctggacccatgggaaagaagcccttaaggaattccaccatgatttcaacaatttccatcccaccatcaacctcagcctggaccagtccacacaagagatccacttcctggacaatacagtgccaataagcgatggtcacataaccaccaccctataccggaaacctactgaccactattcctacctacatgcctccagctttcatccagactacaccacacgatccatttctacagccaagctctacgatacaaccgatttgctccaacccctcagacagagacaaacacctacaagatctctatcaagcattcttacaactacaatacccacctgctgaagtgaagaaacagagtgacagagtcagaagagtatccagaagtcacctactacaggacaggcccaacaaagaaaataacagaacgccactagccatcaccttcagtccccaactaaaacctctccaacgcatcaacaaggatctacaacctatcctgaaggacgacccatcactctcacagatctttggagatGTATATTCATACATACACGTATAATGTGGAagtgtctctgtctgaagggttgtcTATCAATTTGtttctacaacctgtcctgaaggacgacccatcactctcacagatcttgggagacaggccagtccttgcttacagacagccccccaacctgaagcaaccatacaccacacaacagaaccactaacccaggaacctatccttacaacaaagcccattgccaactctgtccacatatctattaaggggacaccatcatagggcctaatcacatcagccacactatcagaggctcgttcacctgcgcatctaccaatgtgatatatgccatcatgtgccagcaatgcctctctgccatgtacattggtcaaactggacagtctctaagtaaaagaataaatggacacaaatcagacatcaagaattataacattcaacacttcagtctctctggtcactcgattacagacctaaaagttgcaattcttcaacaaaaaaacttcaaaaacagactccaatgagagactgctgaattggaattaatttgcaaactggatacaattaacttaggcttgaatagagactgggagtggatgggtcatttcacaaagtaaaactatttccccatgtttatctccctccccccccaccctcgcattcctcagaagttcttatcaactgctggaaatggcccacattgattatgactacaaaaggtttttttcccccgactctcctgctggtaatagctcaccttacctgatcactctccatatagcgtgtatggtaacacccattgtttcatgttttctatgtatataaatctctccactgtattttccactgaatgcatccgatgaagtgagctgtagctcacgaaagcttatgctcaaataaatttgttagtctctaaggtgccacaagtacttcttttctcttGCCACATAAGGAtctttttttggtacataatcaGAATTCGTTACTTTCTTCAGTATTTGCTACATCTTACCGGTTACAATCCCTAGTCCAGGGGTCGCAAATTTTGACAGGGcttcaaactaaaatttcatacagataatgacttgttgatactgctctatatagtatacactgaaatgtaaattcaAGAttaatattccaattgatttattttaaaattatatggtaaaaattagaaagtcagcaatttgtccGTATTAGTGTGCTataacacttgtatttttatgtctgattgtaTAAGCAACTAGTtttgaagtgaggtgaaacttgggggtacgcaagaccaatcagactcctgaaaggggtacaataacctgaaaaggttgagagccactgtcctgTAGCACCTCAGCACATTATATCAGAGAGAGCTGCCCTATTTAGGCATTGGGAtgcctgtgcctttaagaaccCAGTCTTGGGAAGCCTATGCTGAGATGTACTATCCTgtgagaaggaaaataaaaaagcccctctgccccccccattttTGTAAACACAGCAGGTGGCTTATCTCAGCGGGGGTAACTgttaccccccccccatgctggggTTTTGCCCCGTCACACTCCGGCAGCGCCACCCCCTGGGTTTAACCCAAGCTccaaaccccaccccatccctgatTTTGCCTGAAGCCGATCTCCTGGTCCCAGTTGCTTGACACCCCCCGCCCGCCAGTAAATTTCCGCCCCTGCCCATTCCCCCCTCCGATTTGCCCCTTTGGACCCCGCTAAGGAGCACCAGCAGAACCGGAACTGAGCAagagcagagtgagggcagcggcTTCAATAGCtgctactgagcatgctcaactAAGCCGCCGAGTCTCCGGCGTTGCGTCATTACTCTGCGCCCGCCCGGAAGCTGCCCCTCCGCGGCGTTGGGGCGGGGCGGTCTGGTCTCCCGGGCCGGACGCGCGGTGCACGCTGGTCTCTCGGCGGTCGGAGCGGAGTCGGGGGCCATGGGGAGCGATTTCTACCTGCGCTATTACGTGGGGCACAAGGGGAAATTCGGCCACGAGTTCCTGGAGTTCGAGTTCCGGCCGGACGGTGAGGGCCTGGGGCCTGgcgaagggggtgggggtgacccATGGCTGCCGGGCTCGGAGGGGCTGTTCCGTGGGACGGACCGGAGAAGGGCGAGACGTGCGCCCACGGACCCGacagggggggcgggggggtctgcTGGCACTGCCCGCACAGCGAGCGCCAAGTCCCGAGTTGTGGCTGCTACACGGCCACCAGCTTAAAGCTCAGACGAGGttaaacattaaattaaaatgtcgTCTCAGGTACGAAGCTGCCCCAAGCCTCCCTGGCAATCGTTGTGCTTTCACGGCTACTATCGCTTACCCGTTGAGgtttttctcttcccctgctgctttgcgaaagacccacacaaacgcGGGGAGCCGAACAGGGGGTATACAGGAAGTGCTGTCAAATACAGGCTGTGACCAGAAGgcggcactggactgggatttaggagatctggattcagttcctggcactgccacagaatcctcctgtgtgaccttgagcaagtcacttaatctacctgTGCCTtcgttccccatcagtaaaacagAGAGAATACTGCCTTTGCTCCATCCTTTGACtgcttggggttttttaatcTGCAAGTACTGATTGCAGCCCTGGTGGAGTCTTCCCAAAAGTTGGGGGGCCATGGCCCCTGCCTCCTCTGTGGCCCTGCGCCTTCTGCCTGAGGCTCTCTCCCGGACAAGCCAGAAGCTGGAGTGGACCAAGAGCCAGGGATCCTCTAGCTGCCTcggaggggggagggcagagatcAGCCCAGAGTGTCTATGCCCTGCGGTTCTCCTCCCCAGGGGAGGTGGAGGGTTCGTGGCTCACCACAGCTGCATGCGTGGCTCTATCCCcaacctggctccagcccagggatgggGTCTTGGAGCCGCAGCCCAGCCACGGTAAGAGAcgcatggccaggcagctgtgAGGGGGccgtggaccctccacctgccctgggctgggtaCCAGCTATGATGGGGTactataataatacaaaataataagcGTTCTAAAAATTCAAAAGTGATATTTATCTTCACTTGGTGGTGTCCCTTAAAATAATAGGTGAAATCTGATTTCTTTGACTAAATATTGTCAAAGCGTTGGTCATAATTATATTAACctcttacaaaaaaaatcttgttacTAGCAAATTCAGAAGTTATCATTAAATGTTGCTAGTGCTGTTAATTGCCGTATTTCCCAGTATAACTGTAGCACAAGCCCTCTAATCAGCTGCATAGTTTTGAAATAatagaaaatacaaataatgtcCATTGCAGTTATTTAAACATTTACAACTCCTGCCTTCCAATGCTTTATGCATCAGTAATAGTCTGCTAAAAAGGGATTTAGGAACAGATTTAGTTTCTTAGTAAATATTTAATACACCAATGTATTTGATTTCTTTCATTGGGCTCTCCTACCACAGGAGATTCTAAATTGCACACAATCTGAATCAGCTGAGGGAGCTCCACCTAGCCAGGACAGCTTTAAAGTATAGATGGGGTTCTTATGGAACCCTCCCAGCATAGGCTGCCTGGAGATATCCTGTATCTGCATCTTCCTGGATAACCTGGCTACATCCCTTCCCTGGCCAGGACTGCCAACTTTGTTAGTTACAGTTCTTCCTCTCAGCAGAGAAGAGGCTATGGGAGGCTTGTGCAGCTGCAACACTTCTACAGATGAGTATTCAACTAATAGCTACCTTGTGAATTGGTCCACCTGCATGAACCCTAGAATAAACTGAGTCCCTTTGTTGAAAAACTTCAGGAAGAAATGATGATGACCTTCTGCGGGGTAGTCAATAGacagaccatgggccaaatctgaACTACCAGACATTTTTGAACGGACCCagaaatctttttatttgcttattattataattgttgttgttttgttcttttttctggagtctggaccttgactataccttgaccaagaaatttggaccttgacataAAATAATTGACGACCCCGGCCTACATCTATATAGCAGCTTTCATACACAGGATCCAAAATGACTTTCAGATGATCCCAAATCAAAATACAGCACCCTCTAAGATGGGGGAATGGCAGCCAGACCTGCAACTTGTCCCCACAACAGGGAGGACAGAATATAAATTTTGACAGGTGCATCAGAGGAAATCTTTATGCAACaatttaattgatttatttttatagctgtttAATTAGGAAGTATTAGCAATCTTAAAAAATCACTACCATACAAGTACCAAAAATACAACATTTACCATTATATAATAGAACCTCAGTTTGTAGAGGTATTGTCCAATTTAAGCACTGGAAAGATAAAAGGCTGAGTCAACCTACTTAACACATACTAACAGTGGCTCTCTtccttccaatgaagtgagctgtagctcacgaaagcttatgctcaaataaattggttagtctctaaggtgccacaaatcctccttttctttttgcggatacagactaacgcggctgctactctgaaactcttccttTTATGTGGCTTTCCATATAAccgcacactttttttttaattaccttttACAATCCTTAAATATTGACGCAGAACATTGTCTATTGTAGTTTGAATCTAATATTCATCTTTATTTTAACAGGAAAACTGAGATATGCCAACAACAGTAATTACAAAAATGATGTAATGATCAGAAAAGAGGTATGTTTACTAAAATACACAAACTCCATATCTTTGAATGCTCTGCAAataaatctgaagcaaataaatGGTTTTCATGAATTTATATCATTGGCTTTTAACACTTAATCAAAGTGAGCATtccttttaaagtgctttttagCTATAGTTACCCCATATGGctccatcaccataatatctaattgttataccaataaaataaaaaccagcaggatcttattaaaggggaaaaggaaaatgccacatttattgtgaatacagaaagaatcatagtaagcagttagttatagctataacattccattcaatttcatatttattcacacattcattcatacacacatacacacacacaggttctgcaaggttgttatcatagttaccagccttagagttgctcatgccaagccactggccaggtagCCTGGACAtgaagagggagcagggccttgtcagatgctcatctgatgctcctggaagttggtttgcagaatcagaccccaaagttcttactttctagagtccatttttataggaatttcttcctatgccagtctatgggaattgcttcatcatgctgttgctgaatcaatcagcagatggcacatacctgacggctccatgctgccagatgttatcttgttctttggttatcccatccttgaggctgttgggtggattccagtctgccctccgggggtcctctggttatttccacttgatgccttcttcagccgatggacactggattcttaggctggcacctccctgatcattcagttattatccacaccaagcatccatccacatacatcctccaTCTCtcttttaatcacaattgttaacaaagcgagatgaatataacaaaagggcggggagtctctgggtgctgtttctgttgttacagagtattgctttgagtctctctctgtgtgagtagctgttgttacaaagaattgctctgagaacagactctgtcttagaatgtactaacacaattagcagcttgcaagtttcacacagagaaggggagaaacagtaccaaaaccaAGAAACGTCTtgattagtaataccctggaatttaaactatggggaatcaaactcatttgtgattttaatgcagaacttctttaatatgatccaacataattaCCTCACAAACAGGAATTGATTTAATTAATTCATCCTCTTACCATTTCTATGACAGATTATAACTACTTTACATGTGGAGAAAAATtaagggcctcatccaaagcccattgcagtcATAGGGAAGTTTCCAGTTGACTTTGGCTATTCAGTCAGGTTACACAGTTTGTGCCAAAGCCATACATTGAATCCTTGTTACCTGAATCCTAGTCTAGTGCTTTAATCATCCTTTCTGTTGTTTCCTTTTCTGATGCCACTTTTCTCCCTGTGTTCTTATTTACTTTAGGAATTAGTTTTATCTGGCATAAATGGTATTGCAATATTTTTTGAGTGTAAAAAAGTTGTtacatctaattttttttaaaggttattcTTCATTATTGTTTCTTGCTTAGGTATACACCCTAGTCAacaggagatggggagcagaCAACATGCTGTAGAGTCACCACTCCCATACATtcacttttctcttctcccctgaGACTAGATTCTCCTAATCTGGGTCCCTTGCAGAAAAAGTGACTGGACCTTTTACTTTTTCATGACTAGAAGAGTTGACCAGGATCAACTAAATGCTTGGTGTCAGCTATTTATCTGAGTGCATTCAACAATTCTAGCATGGTAACATCCTTAACATTGGAACAAATTCTGTTTTGTTAATGCTTTCTGTAATCTACAAGAAGGTTAATAAAAGAGCACTTCGTTCATGCTCCGTTCATCCTAGATAGAATAAGGAGGAATAACTTTCGTAAATAGATTAGACATGACAACTTTTCTACACCCAATTTTTGGAGCAGAATAATAGCCTGCTTCTGCAAACCCTTACATGCTTGAATGCTCCTTATTTATGCAtgtattcccattgatttcatgccCAAGAAAGGGTAACTCAACTGAATAAGGGTTTTCAGAATTTGGACTTGCCgtcatatatatatttgtaatatgGAGAGCTGTCTTGACAGTTTCTCTAACTTCTTATGGAAGCTGATAGTTCGTCATCTTATTAGTTGTATGCATTTGATTATTGAAAATCCTCATAAGAGCTTTctgaattttgaaaaagaaaaggagtacttgtggcaccttagagactaacaaatttattagagcataagctttcgtgagctacagctcacttcatcggatgcatccgatgaagtgagctgtagctcacgaaagcttatgctctaataaatttgttagtctctaaggtgccacaagtactccttttctttttgagaatacagactaacacggctgctactctgaaacctgaattttgaAAGCGTGTGTTCTTGTTCAGAGATTCAGGGGcctgaaatactttaaaaatgtcttcAGCATGTCAACTTTCAAACATTAAGTACTTTTCTGTGCTTATGCATCAGCTCTTTGGTATATATTAAGATTTGTTTAAATGTTGATTGTAGGCCTATGTACACAAGAGTGTGATGGAGGAACTGAAGAGAATAATTGATGACAGTGAAATCACAAAAGAAGATGATGCCTTATGGCCTCCACCTGACAGAGTTGGTCGGCAGGTTAGTAGCTTTTCTGCTTGCGTTATTAACATTGTTTTAATTTGGATTTGGTTGCTTGTCATAAGCATAACTgggtatttaacatttttatttgtaaactgaaagGTTCGCTAGAATCTTATTTTTAACAGAGCGGTAAATATGTGGAACTTAAAACTTTGAGTAGTAGAGCAGTTTACTCTGAAAGTGTGCGTGCCTGAGTGTTTGTCACATATAATgagatttgttgtttttaaatgtaaaaccatTTTATCTCACTGCTTAAACTGTTCTTATCAACCAGCATAATTTTCAAGCTGTTCTGCTATTTgactggttttttttatttattttctaggAGCTTGAAATTGTAATTGGTGATGAACACATCTCTTTTACCACATCAAAAATCGGATCACTTATTGACGTAAATCAATCCAAGTACGTAGTTTGTAGAGAATAATTCCCGTTTTGCCAAAATGGTGTCATTAATCAGGAATCTCTGTTGTAACTACAACCAATTTATAAATCTATATTGGGAGCACTCATTAATACATGACGATCATTATCATTCAAAAACTTCTGTTGTCTCAAACTGACTCTTTTGGAGGATCCTCTGGTAATTATTACACTGCAGAATCTCATTCTTTTGTAGTGTAGAAAAATGACATGCAAAGTATTTTGCACACTACCTCAGTGAATTATAAAACATTATCTGTGCTTAAAACCCCCAAAATGTATTAAGAGTctgaaaaaataagaaattataAACTcttacagtgaaatccttgccccgttaagtctatggcaaaactcccatttacttcaacaggAAGAGTAGTTCATCCCTAAGCTAAACTAAAAAGATTCTGTAACACATGTTCCTAAAAGTCTTAGTGGTGATATTGAACTAATATGTGGAACAAAAaggctttacattttaaaagtaaagtagTGAATGTGGGCCAGACTTACAGTATGTGTCCTTCAGTCTAAGCATGTGTAACTATCAATTTACCACAGTAAAAAGCTGTACCAGACTGAACCATGATGTTTTAAGACAGTCACTGATGGAAAAAAAACACTCTTGgcactgtggtgtttttttttatggatttaGTTTTAGAAACTACTCTTAGAGACTTGAAAACTAATGTTTGTTTTTGTCCTTTAGGGATCCAGAAGGGTTACGAGTGTTTTACTATCTGGTGCAGGACCTTAAGTGTCTAGTCTTCAGTCTCATTGGATTACATTTCAAGATTAAGCCAATTTAAATTGTATAATTTTGAATTTGTATTGCAACGTTGTAAGGGGTGGGATACTTTCATTCCTTATCTCTTCTTGGATAGAACTTTTATGtatgtttagaattttttttttacaaactgtAAGTGaatgtctttaataaaaatggtgaaacctgtatttttttaatttaaaggttGTCCATGTAATCAAGATCTCAATCTTTGAACACTGTTTACTTTCATTACAGCCAAGATGAGTGGCTTTGAGTTCCTGTAGATAAATTCAATATCTAGTTTTAGAAAAAAACGATATTTTAACTTTTCTATCCATTCTGCACTCCGGGGCAGAACAAATGAAGTTCTATAGAATTAAACTCTTGTCAGACCTCTTAAGATAAATTTGTGTCCCAATATTTAAATGGATGCTTTGAACATCAGTTAATGATCAGATAAGATCCGAATACTGGTTCTGTGCTGGTTTTGTTTTAGCGGTCTCAGTGATTGACATGCTATCAAAACTGACACTTTATAACTCCACTCTTTCCTGATACCTGCTCTTAAACCTCTGAATTGGAAGCTTTATAAGATTTGCTTTTTATGTGAAGGATTGATGATCGATTTCTTAAATATGGATCAATTTCCTTTTCTGTATTCAAATTTTTATCAATATCTtaagagtattttaaaaatactcttgTATACCCCATAAGTCTGCAGGATTCATTTGCTAAGGATATAATTGTGAACATGCAGCACAGTAGCCCAGTTTGAGGTAACTTTGCCAAGCAAACAAAGTTATATTTTAGGCAAATTATAATATAAACATTTGTCTAGTTACATCAAGTATTTAGGTTGAAAATGTGACCATCTTTAAAACTGCCAATCAGGTGGCAAATCAGCTGCATGTATTTAAAAgctatcctttttaaaaatgtgtttgaaatcatagaatattaggactggaagagacctcagtaggtcatctaatccaatgccctgttcaaagcagagccaacaccaactaaatcatccaagccagggctttgtgaagccaggccttaaaaacctctaaggacggagattccaccacttccctaggtaacccattccagtgcttcaccaccctcctactgaaatagaatttcctaatatccaacctagacctcccccactgcaacctgagaccattgcttcttgttctgtcatctgccatcattgagaacagcttagctccatcctctttgggaccccccttcaggtagttgaaagctgctatcaaatcccccctcactcttctgaagactaaataactcgagttccctcagcctctccgtgtaaatcatgtgccccagccccctaatcattttcattgccctctgctggactctctccaatttctccacatcccttctgtagtggggggaccaaaactagatgcaatactccaggtgtggcttcatcagtgccaaatagaggggaataatcactttcctcgatctgctggcaatgctcctactaatacagcccaatatgccattggccttcttggcaataagggcacgctgctgacacgtatccagattctcatccactgtaatccccagatccttttctgcagaactgctgcttagccagtcagtccctagcctgcagcagtgcatgggattcttccttcctaagtgcagga
This genomic window from Dermochelys coriacea isolate rDerCor1 chromosome 8, rDerCor1.pri.v4, whole genome shotgun sequence contains:
- the MAGOH gene encoding protein mago nashi homolog; the protein is MGSDFYLRYYVGHKGKFGHEFLEFEFRPDGKLRYANNSNYKNDVMIRKEAYVHKSVMEELKRIIDDSEITKEDDALWPPPDRVGRQELEIVIGDEHISFTTSKIGSLIDVNQSKDPEGLRVFYYLVQDLKCLVFSLIGLHFKIKPI